Genomic segment of Hydra vulgaris chromosome 11, alternate assembly HydraT2T_AEP:
CCATCATCCTGCtcctaaaaatcttgtttttaaatctggGATCTAGTATTGTTACAAAAGCATATATAGATCCCTTCTCGCAGTCTCCGTAACGACGATGCAAGTAGTCCTTGATGCTATCAAGTGACATGTTAACTGCATTTAATATTGGGATAACTTCTGATGTGgttattttcatataatttgcagtAAGCATAACgtcttcaaaaacttttaaagcagCAACGAGAGAAACCAGACTGTCCCATTCTTCGGTTGACAATTCTTTGTTTTGTCGAGCAGCTTTTGGGAAATGTGGCTTTACCAACAGAATCGCATCTTTTTGTTCAATTAAACGGTTTAGCATGTTGAAGGTGCTATTCCATTTAGTTGGCTCATCTTGATTGATGCTGTGTTTAGGAAGTTCCAAAATCTCCTGAAATTGTCTCAAAAGTTTGAACAATTTAAACGAATGTTTAAAGTGTCCTACTATTCTTATACATGTAGCAGTTAGTAAAGAAATGCGTTTATTGTCGAGACAGCCACCTTTTACAACCAACTGAAATGTATGAGCAAGACAAGGAGTGTTTGAAAACTTCCCTACTTCCATAGCAGAGACAATATATCTGGCGTTATTTCTTACTACTACATTGAGTTTCTCAAGTAGTCCGAAACGCTCAAGTGATTCATTCATAAATTTAACAAGATTATCTGCAGTGTGGGACTCGTAAGGAAAAATTACCACGTCAAGACAAATGTGAATTTATTTCATATCTTCTGTGAGGAAATGTGCTGTTAGGCTCATGTAATCAACATTAGCTATGGAGCTCCACATGTCGGTATTTATACTACCATGATCAGCTTTCTTTGCCAAGAAACGAATTTTACTTGATACCTTTAGTCGAGAAATATTTACATCTTGGTATTGTATACCTTGGCTCCAAAAACTGCAGTAACCTTTTGAAACCAGGATTTTCTACTATACTAACAGGTTGGTTATCTGCCCATGCTATTTCTGCAATAAGCCTTGTAATTTTTATTGCCTTCGGATCTGTAGATGTGAAAGGCCTGGTCTTTGCAAACACTTGGTGTATTGTCGGTTGTTTAGGAGATGAAGATCTTGGCTTCAATTTTACAGAACTAAGTGTAGGAGAAGTACTTCTAGTATTGATCTCCGCATCCTCAGACTTAAGCCCGAGTCTTGTAAATACGGATGTGAGTGTAGTAGATTGACGTACCCTTGGTATGGTTGTAGGAGTATCACTAACAGGGTTAAGACTGGATTTAGAAGATGGTTCTGCAGTAGAGCTATCCGCGCATATATCAAAATCGAAAATACTAGCTTTATCCTGTTTCTGATTTTTGATATCAGATTTATGAAAAGCGTTTAAATGCTTTAGCATGTTAAATGTTGTGTATGACTGAGAAATTCTGCCATCACCCCTGGATATAACTGTTTTGCAAAAGCTGCATATTGCAGAGTAAGTGTCATTTAAATTGATCGCAAAATAGTCTCATACCTCGCTTTTCTTACGTTTTGGCATGATAATGATATACTCtgataatgataatatataatgataatgatatacTCTGAAATAAAAGCagcatttataataataaaaaaattataatacaaacaataatagttataataaaacaagcaaataagattattataatagtaCTTATCGCCGGTTCAAATATCAATTGAAATTCTGTGGCAGCATTTTGCCTATTTGCAATGTTTACTTTTGTTAAGGTTTTCCTTCGCAGTTTACTTAACTTCTACAATGATATTAAACGCAAAAGTGAAAATCTAACgtaaactaaacaaaaacatcaattatcaaaaaagtattaataaaagaagtgaagtcgttaaaaagttattttagaaaGAATCGGAATTGTTAAAAAAGGTTGAGAATCGCAATTCTAACGATTCCTTGAGAATCGCTGGAATCAGAATCGGCCcatttctaatatttatatatttgtatgaaatttagGTCTAAGTGGAAATGAACGATGACATTATaaactgaaaagttttttttgaatttttataagtaactttaataaaaaatatttttttattaaacgtGGTTAGTTTTAGGTACGTGGGCGGGCATTTTCGTGATTTTCGACAGCCTTTCTCTAGCGTGCTTAATACAAGGTTCAAGGGTGGGGTGAGCAACAATGCGAGTGGGAATTTTAATCCAAATCTAAGAAATGGAGAAAGAGGGAGGAAGGGGTCTTAAAAAAGGATGTATATAAACTTTTCcctaaatctattttaaatttatcgtCGGCATATAATTAAAACCTCATAAAtccaacttaatatttttaagttttaaattattctagTGTAAAAGGTACCAATTTTTGCTACACATACTAGTGTCGCACAAACTCGGGTTATACTCAAGAGCATCAAGATTCGTAGCGaaggtttaatattttttgcacATAGAAAATGAAGCATATGGaatatgtaaattttacatcttgattatttaattttgctcaaattttattaagttaattccacaaaaaaaaaattattttattgccaaaaatataacaaaccatgttaattgtttataattacaaataaatataacaatagctttatatacaaaatatttatacattttacttttctaaatatttacaaagaattttttacaatattattagttaaaagaatatttacaatgaatttttttatgcagGCGTAAAgctgaataaaagtttttttcaataaatagcatatattattttaatagcaTACATATATAATCTATTTCCAAAGTTATAAAGacctttattgttatttttaaagctatatatttattttggaaGTTATTAATAgctataaacaataaataaagtcttcataattttaaaattagatgcttgtaacaatttttacgaataaaaagttttttgaattaaaattagttgaaaataattcaaaaatttatacaatttaggAGAATAAGGTCGTATGCTAGAAAAATACTATAATCAAAATACTTAGTTGGAGCCTTTGTAACAGCATGACTCTGACAAAAACAATGGTCATAAACAATGTACTGTCAAAAACAATGGTCTCAGCTAGACACTTAACTTTATGTAACAtgcaaaacaaataaagaaaaaattaaaaaacctgaCATTCCAAATGATAGAATCAAGGCTGTTGTCAAGGAAACTAAATCGGAGGGACCCAGAGGGCCACAGTTCAAAagtctaaaacttttttttaaacaaagttcaTTTCAAAATACTAagaaagacattttaaaaatgtataaaagtcATGTTTCCTAAAATCCTGTCAACAGCCCTGGTCAATTACGATTAACGACAGCTACACTTAAGCCATACTattcaatttaattatatataccGTCACTACAAATCTTATtctaaagtataataaaatattttgaatttaaataaaaaagataactgTACACATTTAAAATCACTTGTTAtctttaaactcattttttattaaaactttactaATCAATGAATTGACTTCTAAATATCTTGGATCTGTCTTTGAGTGTGGTTTACAAATATCTTGATGATTAGCATCTAGTAACACAAAACGACCATACCCCACATCACATGAGTGACGTGGAACAACAacagcatttatttttaaataaggtaaTGTGAGTGAGTTAACTTCACATAGATCTGTACAATTTATAGAGTAGTTTTTTATTAGCTGCAAAAATCGAGAGTGTGTTGATCTTAACTTTGACGAATTTTCACTGAGTTCGTTTACTTCAATTGAGGGGAAAAGAATATATCTAGCTTTTTCACAACGAGTAGCAATAGGGGAACCAAGATGTGGAACGGAATAAAACATTATTCCTTTAGTCACTTGTAAAATAGATTGATCCAAAACTTTACTTTCAAGTGACAGAAGTAACTTTTTGACAATGAGTCCACCCATAGAATGACACACCCAAACAATAGGATTATCCCCAACtccacatttttttaacttagcaAGTATTGAAATTGCTTGCTCATCTAAGGAGTACTTACTTTTATCATATGGGCAAGCTAACATCCAATCAGTTAAATTAGACTCATAATGAATACAAAAAATCCGACTTGTTGGATGATCCAATGACAACCAATCTTTTGGCCAACATGTATCTGAGTTTTTCACAACTGAATCGTTCAGCCTCCAAGTATAAAACGGACTACCATTAATaccatgtataaatataatatcagAGGATCGTTTCTCACTGCTGCGATAATTTGGATGGCAAATATAGACTCCATCAGACAaatatgatttttcaaaattataatccAAATTAAAAAGAACACGATCAGCAATTGCATTCAGCTTTAAATTTTCAGTGACTCGCCAATGAACAAAAACGGTTATCAaattttgctgaataatttcGTTTCGATTGGGTAGGTTCACAGCCAAATTTGCAATTATACttccacatataaacaaaactttaatatcATCTTTGCAATCTGCTATGATACTTTTAACTGctgctattatattttttgaaagccgcctattttttgaaacattttcattatttgaatACTTGCGAAGTACATCTAAATACT
This window contains:
- the LOC136087030 gene encoding zinc finger BED domain-containing protein 4-like, with the protein product MNESLERFGLLEKLNVVVRNNARYIVSAMEVGKFSNTPCLAHTFQLVVKGGCLDNKRISLLTATCIRIVGHFKHSFKLFKLLRQFQEILELPKHSINQDEPTKWNSTFNMLNRLIEQKDAILLVKPHFPKAARQNKELSTEEWDSLVSLVAALKVFEDVMLTANYMKITTSEVIPILNAVNMSLDSIKDYLHRRYGDCEKGSIYAFVTILDPRFKNKIFRSRMMAEKAFTLLIGKLNALEIDKGLEIKVAENQERTTPAPGAVWSLYNQIINTNSVVSIVCASILLLYFK
- the LOC100203890 gene encoding protein SERAC1; the protein is MITQKLKTSCKYISIGFGFFSSYITYNYQNTIGKCITETLPENFNYIQKWMQWKTKSTLTATEIYMLHLCHVLSNSPMFHRYHMTSLLIYLASSEHKLLQEISLKLLSVVQFPDEIDVDIYVKKCSNDILVGLARSKELNLKWFLPFSASNNNFVPSNKKNTLDIVSSILEDIRCSTRFPETNCSIWLHNRIAGEVLPEDPIPNIMADFCTERDNVEINKRSSEAQYDLLILKYLDVLRKYSNNENVSKNRRLSKNIIAAVKSIIADCKDDIKVLFICGSIIANLAVNLPNRNEIIQQNLITVFVHWRVTENLKLNAIADRVLFNLDYNFEKSYLSDGVYICHPNYRSSEKRSSDIIFIHGINGSPFYTWRLNDSVVKNSDTCWPKDWLSLDHPTSRIFCIHYESNLTDWMLACPYDKSKYSLDEQAISILAKLKKCGVGDNPIVWVCHSMGGLIVKKLLLSLESKVLDQSILQVTKGIMFYSVPHLGSPIATRCEKARYILFPSIEVNELSENSSKLRSTHSRFLQLIKNYSINCTDLCEVNSLTLPYLKINAVVVPRHSCDVGYGRFVLLDANHQDICKPHSKTDPRYLEVNSLISKVLIKNEFKDNK